One genomic segment of Cystobacter fuscus DSM 2262 includes these proteins:
- a CDS encoding MBL fold metallo-hydrolase produces the protein MIFRQLFEPESSTYTYLLGCPETGQAVLIDPVVETLERDLQVLQTLELKLAYVLETHIHADHVTSACRLRRLTGCKLAVPAMERLSCADLGIDEKQPLRVGSVCFQPLFTPGHTDTHHGYLVELPGVLRVFTGDALLIDGCGRTDFQSGDPAALYRSIHEKLFSLPGDTLVYPAHDYQHRHVSTVAQERERNPRLGGGRTLEEFIALMANLKLAYPKKMDLAVPANRQCGECPSEALAHLHQVGSRSEQGVPAPDGRA, from the coding sequence ATGATCTTCCGCCAGCTCTTCGAGCCCGAATCCTCTACGTACACCTACCTCTTGGGCTGCCCGGAGACGGGGCAGGCCGTGCTGATCGACCCGGTGGTCGAAACGCTCGAGCGCGACCTCCAGGTGCTCCAGACGCTGGAGTTGAAGCTCGCGTACGTCCTGGAAACGCACATCCATGCGGACCACGTCACGTCCGCCTGCCGGTTGCGCCGCCTCACGGGATGCAAGCTCGCGGTCCCGGCGATGGAGCGGCTGTCCTGCGCCGACCTCGGCATCGATGAGAAGCAACCGTTGCGCGTGGGGAGCGTGTGCTTCCAGCCCCTCTTCACCCCGGGGCACACGGACACGCACCACGGCTATCTGGTCGAGTTGCCCGGGGTCCTGCGCGTCTTCACCGGGGATGCGCTCCTGATTGACGGCTGCGGCCGCACGGACTTCCAGAGCGGGGACCCGGCGGCGCTCTACCGGTCCATCCACGAGAAGCTCTTCTCGCTGCCGGGCGACACCCTGGTCTATCCGGCGCACGACTACCAGCACCGCCATGTCTCGACGGTAGCGCAGGAGCGCGAGCGCAACCCCCGCCTCGGTGGCGGCAGGACGCTCGAGGAGTTCATCGCCCTGATGGCGAACCTGAAGCTCGCCTACCCGAAGAAGATGGACCTCGCCGTGCCCGCCAACCGTCAGTGCGGGGAGTGCCCCTCGGAGGCGCTGGCGCACCTGCACCAGGTAGGCAGCAGGTCGGAGCAGGGGGTTCCGGCGCCGGATGGGCGGGCGTAG
- a CDS encoding sulfite exporter TauE/SafE family protein: MPFHLILAIALSSVIGLSLGLLGGGGSILAVPVLVYVAGVTPHAAVPMSLAIVGTTSLVAGLLHQGSGRVSLKAALLFGAAGMGGAWFGAKLTHLISGRVLLLLFALLMLVVGSWMLAPFTQRLVAGSEQSEGRKPHLVLTLVAGLGVGGLTGFLGVGGGFLVVPALVLFCRLPIEHAVGTSLYVIALNSAAGFIGHPGGSRLSLGLTIAFTAAALVGAVVGHRIATRMHPQRLRSAFAWFVILVGAGMVARTLLSRG, translated from the coding sequence ATGCCATTCCACCTCATCCTCGCCATCGCCCTCTCGAGCGTCATCGGGTTGAGTCTCGGGCTGCTGGGGGGAGGGGGCTCCATCCTGGCCGTGCCCGTCCTCGTCTACGTGGCCGGGGTGACGCCCCACGCCGCCGTGCCCATGTCGCTCGCCATCGTGGGGACGACGAGCCTGGTGGCGGGGCTGCTCCACCAAGGCAGTGGCCGGGTGAGCCTCAAGGCGGCGCTCCTCTTTGGTGCGGCGGGCATGGGCGGGGCCTGGTTCGGCGCGAAGCTGACCCACCTCATCTCCGGGCGTGTCCTGTTGCTCCTGTTCGCGCTCCTCATGCTGGTGGTGGGCAGCTGGATGCTGGCCCCCTTCACGCAGCGGTTGGTGGCGGGCAGCGAGCAGTCCGAGGGCCGGAAACCCCACCTGGTGCTGACGCTGGTGGCTGGGTTGGGGGTGGGCGGGCTGACGGGATTCCTCGGGGTGGGAGGAGGCTTCCTCGTCGTCCCGGCGCTGGTGCTCTTTTGCCGGCTGCCCATCGAGCACGCGGTCGGTACATCCCTGTACGTCATTGCCCTCAACTCGGCCGCGGGCTTCATCGGCCACCCGGGAGGGAGCCGACTCTCGCTGGGGCTGACGATTGCCTTCACGGCCGCCGCCCTGGTGGGAGCCGTCGTGGGACATCGCATCGCCACGCGGATGCATCCGCAGCGCCTGCGGAGCGCGTTCGCGTGGTTCGTCATCCTCGTTGGAGCCGGAATGGTGGCGCGGACGCTGCTCTCCCGGGGGTGA
- a CDS encoding sterol desaturase family protein, producing the protein MADTPIDLTLYAIPAFIFLMAVEGLYLWRHRESGLQGYAARDTAASLSMGLGYSAINMVWKGIAFAFYTALYQLTPLRLGTGPLVWVALLFADDLCYYWFHRIHHESRFFWASHVVHHSSQHYNLSTALRQTWTPMTNTLFWAPLALLGFHPVMIVTQQAISLLYQFWIHTEAVNRLGPLEWVLNTPSHHRVHHGANPRYLDRNYAGIFILWDRLFGTFQAEDERPVYGLTHNLKTYNPVRIAFHEFAAILRDVRRPAPLRVRLGLVFRGPAWKAPGDNPEALPAPQSPASEHVSSA; encoded by the coding sequence ATGGCCGACACGCCCATCGATCTCACCCTGTACGCCATCCCGGCGTTCATCTTCCTGATGGCCGTGGAAGGGCTCTACCTCTGGCGCCACCGCGAGTCGGGTCTCCAGGGCTATGCCGCCCGGGACACCGCGGCCAGCTTGTCCATGGGGCTCGGCTACTCGGCCATCAACATGGTGTGGAAGGGCATCGCCTTCGCCTTCTACACCGCGCTCTACCAGCTCACCCCGCTGCGGCTGGGCACCGGGCCGCTCGTCTGGGTTGCCCTGCTGTTCGCCGACGATCTCTGCTACTACTGGTTCCACCGCATCCATCACGAGTCGCGCTTCTTCTGGGCCTCGCACGTGGTGCACCACTCCAGCCAGCACTACAACCTGTCCACCGCCCTGCGCCAGACGTGGACGCCCATGACGAACACGCTGTTCTGGGCCCCGCTCGCCCTGCTCGGCTTCCACCCGGTGATGATCGTCACCCAGCAGGCCATCAGCCTGCTCTACCAGTTCTGGATCCACACCGAGGCGGTCAACCGGCTGGGGCCCCTGGAGTGGGTGCTCAACACGCCCTCGCACCACCGCGTGCACCACGGCGCCAACCCGCGCTACCTGGACCGCAACTACGCGGGCATCTTCATCCTCTGGGATCGGCTCTTCGGCACCTTCCAGGCCGAGGACGAGCGCCCCGTCTACGGCCTCACCCACAACCTGAAGACATACAACCCGGTGCGCATCGCCTTCCACGAGTTCGCCGCCATCCTGCGCGACGTGCGCCGCCCCGCCCCGCTGCGCGTGCGTCTGGGCCTCGTGTTCCGCGGGCCCGCCTGGAAGGCCCCCGGTGACAACCCCGAGGCCCTCCCGGCCCCTCAGTCCCCCGCGAGCGAGCACGTCTCCTCCGCGTGA
- a CDS encoding TetR/AcrR family transcriptional regulator, with amino-acid sequence MSDSFLRIDDAPPARRTQQERRDATRQKLLDATVECLVELGYARTTTIAVAQRAEVSHGALFKHFPTKAALLAAAVERLFPLLIARYRAELADLPAVPEDRIAEAIERLWFIYQRPELLAAIELYVAARTDAELAAALSVVDPPHRRHLHRVARELFPEVAAAHPGFDALIELILNAVQGAAVGGAALPANPDHRAMLTLLVQLSRRAFSSPA; translated from the coding sequence ATGTCTGATTCTTTCCTCCGCATCGACGACGCGCCGCCCGCCCGGCGCACCCAGCAGGAGCGCCGGGATGCCACGCGCCAGAAGCTGCTGGACGCCACCGTCGAGTGCCTCGTGGAGCTGGGCTATGCGCGGACGACCACGATCGCGGTCGCCCAGCGGGCCGAGGTGTCCCACGGGGCCCTGTTCAAGCACTTCCCCACCAAGGCGGCGCTGCTGGCCGCGGCGGTCGAGCGCCTGTTCCCCCTGCTCATCGCCCGCTACCGCGCCGAGCTCGCCGACCTCCCGGCCGTGCCGGAGGATCGCATCGCCGAGGCCATCGAGCGGCTGTGGTTCATCTACCAGCGGCCCGAGCTGCTCGCCGCCATCGAGCTGTACGTCGCCGCGCGCACCGACGCCGAGCTGGCCGCGGCCCTGAGCGTGGTGGACCCGCCCCACCGCCGCCACCTGCACCGCGTGGCGCGCGAGCTCTTCCCCGAAGTCGCCGCCGCCCACCCCGGTTTCGATGCGCTCATCGAGCTCATCCTCAACGCCGTGCAGGGAGCGGCCGTGGGCGGCGCGGCCCTGCCCGCCAATCCGGACCACCGGGCGATGCTCACCCTGCTCGTCCAGCTCTCCCGCCGCGCCTTTTCCTCCCCCGCATAA
- a CDS encoding DUF6119 family protein, which produces MASAVPGERASLLQAGNSPPRRRLAALFRASMKKTPSGSIRKAKTRNLTFLLIRKEFKSPAEALKVAEPLDEWPLPGDFEFEGSLHVSKPPLKEPRWASFVKEGFPEEIEFAQSATAAAVLFIKTDSRMFAVTFGQGRHLLKPDTYEIDFGLKVTLNTVDQQKLRSLDLRTFEELTVHTRRQVSRSSSLEAFSVDVFRDLLGSVTGEPSDESLARRLTGRDALAFSGAIAFADLADKCKTLLAHYKSERYKTNFSWVDNVRQIRDVGTLDRLNDKLVHAINAHDTERIHLAPPEVIEWNDVSFLYPGERLGTVEAHTDLDLDNCLAALANREGVEPEDFRLSLETLKQQKIRTVSEDSSLLPERWSLYKCLVAELNAEGALCILSAGQWFKVEKTFAAQTLEDTVALVKDIKHLPVALRNEEEGNYNERAAGSRKHLVLLDRKNKKAKGARTAIEACDLFSATGQFIHVKRKLRSASLSHLFSQGTVAAETFLGDEKFRKDVKKAVADQNPGIAGRLGEPAKRPEPSHYEVVFAIVTATPQAKWPQALPFFSQLNLVRKAAHLRLLGFQVALYRIEERK; this is translated from the coding sequence GTGGCGTCCGCCGTGCCGGGCGAACGGGCATCCCTCCTCCAAGCTGGCAACAGCCCACCGCGCCGGCGTCTCGCCGCCCTCTTCCGTGCCTCAATGAAAAAAACACCTTCCGGCTCGATCCGAAAAGCCAAGACCCGGAACCTGACCTTCCTGCTCATCCGCAAGGAGTTCAAGTCACCAGCGGAGGCGCTCAAGGTCGCCGAACCGCTCGACGAGTGGCCTCTTCCGGGGGACTTCGAGTTCGAGGGAAGCCTCCATGTCTCGAAGCCGCCGCTCAAGGAGCCGCGCTGGGCCTCCTTCGTCAAGGAGGGTTTCCCGGAGGAGATTGAATTCGCCCAGAGCGCCACGGCGGCCGCGGTGTTGTTCATCAAGACGGACTCCCGGATGTTCGCGGTGACCTTCGGACAAGGACGTCACCTCCTCAAGCCCGACACCTACGAGATCGACTTCGGCTTGAAGGTCACCTTGAACACGGTGGACCAACAGAAATTGCGCAGCCTCGACCTGCGCACCTTCGAGGAGTTGACGGTCCATACCCGGCGTCAGGTCAGCCGCAGTTCCTCGCTCGAGGCCTTCAGTGTCGACGTCTTTCGGGATCTGCTCGGTTCGGTGACCGGTGAACCCTCGGATGAGTCGCTCGCCAGGCGGCTCACGGGTCGTGATGCACTCGCCTTCTCGGGTGCCATCGCTTTCGCGGACCTGGCCGACAAGTGCAAGACGCTCCTCGCGCATTACAAGAGCGAACGCTACAAGACGAATTTCTCGTGGGTCGACAACGTCCGTCAAATCAGGGACGTCGGCACCCTTGATCGTCTCAACGACAAGCTGGTTCACGCCATCAATGCCCATGACACGGAGCGGATCCACCTGGCGCCACCAGAGGTCATCGAATGGAACGACGTGAGCTTCCTCTACCCCGGTGAACGTCTCGGTACGGTGGAGGCCCATACGGATCTCGACCTGGACAACTGCCTGGCCGCGCTCGCCAACCGCGAGGGCGTGGAACCGGAAGACTTCCGTTTGTCACTGGAGACGCTCAAGCAGCAGAAGATCCGCACGGTCTCCGAGGATTCCTCCCTGCTCCCGGAGAGATGGTCGCTCTACAAATGCCTGGTCGCGGAACTGAACGCAGAAGGAGCGCTGTGCATCCTCTCGGCCGGGCAATGGTTCAAGGTCGAGAAGACCTTCGCGGCCCAAACGCTCGAGGACACGGTCGCCCTCGTCAAGGACATCAAGCATCTGCCTGTCGCCCTGCGCAACGAGGAGGAAGGTAACTACAACGAGCGGGCGGCCGGTTCACGCAAGCACCTGGTGCTTCTCGACAGGAAGAACAAGAAGGCCAAGGGGGCGCGTACAGCCATCGAGGCCTGCGACCTGTTCTCCGCGACCGGACAGTTCATCCACGTCAAACGGAAGCTGCGTTCCGCATCATTGAGCCACCTGTTCTCGCAAGGGACCGTCGCGGCGGAAACGTTCCTCGGAGATGAGAAGTTCAGGAAGGACGTCAAGAAGGCGGTCGCGGATCAAAACCCCGGGATCGCCGGGCGGCTGGGCGAGCCCGCGAAGAGACCCGAACCCAGCCACTACGAAGTCGTCTTCGCGATCGTGACGGCCACGCCCCAGGCGAAGTGGCCACAAGCCCTCCCCTTCTTCAGCCAGCTCAATCTCGTCCGGAAAGCGGCGCACCTGCGGCTGTTGGGTTTTCAGGTGGCCCTGTATCGGATCGAAGAGCGGAAGTAG
- a CDS encoding iron-containing redox enzyme family protein — protein sequence MHTQNGTQSRMDWMETLEHEARTLVEDLEVHPTARRLFDGSIDAASYTRYLVQAYHYVRWTTPLLMESGERMKRTGSHTALGELFLHKAAEERGHERWLLSDLRNLGWSAERVTAAGRCPAVNAYIAWNRYTALAGIPLAFLGTAYVLEYLAVHRAPQAVERLLKARNIPNIHKAVTFLRGHGEADGEHVAELTRLLRSMKDPREQSAMLLSARTTRSIYLGLFSSDARRAPEHTTS from the coding sequence ATGCACACGCAGAATGGAACGCAGTCACGGATGGATTGGATGGAGACCCTGGAGCACGAGGCGCGCACGCTGGTGGAGGACCTGGAGGTGCACCCCACCGCGCGGAGGCTCTTCGACGGCAGCATCGACGCGGCCAGCTACACCCGCTACCTGGTGCAGGCCTACCACTACGTGCGGTGGACGACGCCGTTGTTGATGGAGTCGGGCGAGCGCATGAAGCGCACGGGAAGCCACACCGCGCTCGGGGAGTTGTTCCTGCACAAGGCGGCCGAGGAGCGGGGCCACGAGCGCTGGCTGCTCTCGGACCTGAGGAACCTGGGCTGGTCGGCCGAGCGGGTCACGGCGGCGGGCCGTTGCCCGGCGGTCAACGCCTACATCGCCTGGAACCGGTACACGGCGCTGGCGGGCATCCCCCTGGCCTTCCTGGGTACCGCGTATGTGTTGGAGTACCTCGCCGTGCATCGCGCTCCCCAGGCGGTGGAGCGGTTGCTCAAGGCCCGGAACATCCCCAACATCCACAAGGCCGTCACCTTCTTGCGCGGGCATGGGGAGGCGGATGGAGAGCACGTGGCCGAGCTGACCCGGCTGTTGCGCTCGATGAAGGACCCGCGGGAGCAGTCCGCCATGCTCCTGTCCGCGCGCACCACCCGCTCGATCTACCTGGGGCTCTTCTCCAGTGATGCGCGGAGGGCTCCGGAGCACACTACATCCTAA
- a CDS encoding GNAT family N-acetyltransferase has translation MTPLSCRVATTQHELDDALRIRWAVFGAEMGLLGNTIPPAPREVNCFDTLETTVHLIVYAGDEPVATSRLLLPNPEVARTLGGRLGIDLERKLDLSAMEGPGLLFAETTRLCVLKPWRNSEATLWLQAGIYRESRHRGVTHWIASANMDTDWAEDAWLAAQVASHRGLISPRWRARALAPQTSPAAADTPIYTEQEREHARRGHFEGLRLPRVLSFLADKMGARFIADPLYDSSFRRFSLPLVAALDEVPARTLAHFESLNVRES, from the coding sequence ATGACACCGCTGTCTTGTCGCGTCGCCACGACCCAGCATGAGCTGGACGATGCGCTGCGCATCCGCTGGGCTGTCTTTGGCGCGGAGATGGGGCTGCTCGGAAACACCATCCCGCCCGCGCCCCGGGAGGTGAACTGCTTCGACACGCTGGAGACCACCGTGCATCTCATCGTCTACGCGGGCGACGAGCCGGTGGCCACCTCGCGGCTGCTGTTGCCCAACCCCGAGGTGGCGCGCACCCTGGGCGGGCGGCTGGGGATCGACCTGGAGCGCAAGCTGGACCTGTCGGCGATGGAGGGCCCGGGGCTCCTGTTCGCGGAGACCACGCGCCTGTGCGTCCTCAAGCCCTGGCGCAACTCCGAGGCGACCCTGTGGTTGCAGGCGGGGATCTACCGGGAGAGCCGCCACCGGGGGGTGACGCATTGGATTGCCTCGGCGAACATGGACACGGATTGGGCGGAGGATGCATGGCTCGCCGCCCAGGTGGCCTCGCATCGGGGACTGATCAGTCCGAGATGGCGGGCCCGGGCCCTCGCGCCCCAGACGTCTCCGGCCGCCGCGGACACGCCCATCTACACGGAGCAGGAGCGCGAGCACGCTCGGCGAGGGCACTTCGAGGGACTGCGGCTGCCCCGGGTCCTGTCCTTCCTCGCCGACAAGATGGGCGCGCGCTTCATCGCCGACCCGCTCTATGACTCCAGCTTCCGGCGCTTCTCCCTGCCGCTGGTCGCGGCGCTGGATGAGGTTCCGGCCCGTACCCTGGCGCACTTCGAGTCCCTGAACGTCCGCGAGTCCTGA
- a CDS encoding RNA polymerase sigma factor has product MSIPPPIEESELHARVLKRDNVASVDVYLFFAERIIKALLHDRVCDTETAHDAMVDAVVAYLKNPERYEPGKGSLITYLIKAARYKALDRRRSAAALQRGDQNYYDRRVEDPARSPKEKMEDFVEAKLLLKRFLESGRLKNEQEVEHLRLVLSGEGSTRLVAATLGLGRLPWEQLQQQVKRHRDRLMKLLERFGKEESNDPA; this is encoded by the coding sequence ATGAGCATTCCACCACCGATCGAGGAGTCGGAGCTGCATGCGCGGGTTCTCAAACGCGACAACGTGGCATCCGTCGACGTCTACCTGTTCTTCGCGGAGCGCATCATCAAGGCCCTCCTGCATGACCGGGTGTGCGACACGGAAACGGCCCACGACGCCATGGTCGACGCAGTGGTCGCCTACTTGAAGAACCCCGAGCGCTACGAGCCGGGTAAAGGTAGTTTGATTACCTACCTCATCAAGGCGGCCAGGTACAAGGCGTTGGACCGGCGCAGATCCGCGGCCGCGCTACAGAGGGGGGATCAAAATTATTACGACCGCCGTGTCGAAGATCCGGCGAGGAGTCCGAAGGAGAAAATGGAGGATTTCGTGGAGGCGAAGCTCTTGCTGAAACGGTTCCTCGAGAGCGGTCGGCTGAAGAATGAGCAGGAGGTCGAGCATCTCCGACTGGTGCTGAGTGGCGAGGGGTCCACCCGTCTCGTGGCGGCGACTCTGGGGTTGGGCCGATTGCCATGGGAACAGTTACAGCAGCAGGTGAAGCGCCATCGGGATCGGCTCATGAAGCTCCTGGAGCGCTTCGGAAAGGAGGAGTCCAATGACCCAGCCTAG
- a CDS encoding ImmA/IrrE family metallo-endopeptidase: MNPRWLQEAVAACKEPYSPSFPRVMNRVWVLRVVHVERIPRITPEKVKIWLSKLGFRVDHSYFDRHMHGCMAVGRGFGFIFCDSTDEAHVQNFTVAHELGHFVLEYLLPRERAQLALGESALQVFDKGREPSAGDALYSILAGVPLQQESVMERSDEGEIERGTIDEAEYRADRVAFELLAPAKYVLPRVKGLPRDEAVALLETQFGLPRLKARAYAHLMLGSEHQGFCIRKYLGEEDDE; the protein is encoded by the coding sequence ATGAATCCTCGCTGGTTGCAGGAAGCCGTCGCGGCGTGCAAGGAGCCGTATTCACCCTCGTTTCCCCGGGTGATGAACAGGGTATGGGTCCTGCGCGTCGTCCATGTGGAGCGCATCCCCCGGATCACACCTGAGAAGGTGAAGATCTGGCTGTCCAAATTGGGCTTTCGGGTCGATCACTCCTACTTCGATCGCCATATGCATGGGTGCATGGCCGTGGGCAGGGGCTTTGGGTTCATCTTCTGTGACAGTACCGACGAAGCCCACGTTCAGAACTTTACCGTGGCGCATGAACTGGGCCACTTCGTGTTGGAGTATCTACTGCCCCGTGAGCGGGCACAACTCGCGTTGGGTGAGAGCGCCCTCCAGGTGTTCGACAAAGGCCGCGAGCCTTCTGCCGGGGATGCCCTGTACTCCATCCTCGCGGGTGTTCCGCTCCAGCAGGAGTCCGTCATGGAGCGGAGCGACGAGGGTGAAATCGAAAGAGGGACGATTGATGAAGCGGAGTACCGGGCGGATCGCGTGGCCTTCGAACTCCTGGCTCCCGCGAAGTACGTCCTGCCCAGGGTGAAGGGCCTTCCCCGGGATGAGGCCGTGGCTCTGCTGGAGACCCAGTTCGGACTGCCCCGACTCAAGGCTCGCGCCTACGCCCACCTGATGCTCGGGTCCGAGCACCAGGGTTTTTGTATCCGGAAATATCTTGGAGAGGAGGATGATGAATGA
- a CDS encoding ATP-binding protein, with amino-acid sequence MLVDPESKDAVGFTHFDSAGSHDNLVTVLMTREDLLQLASQTLVRIKSREDKRSYLGVIVRGPFAEPDAVSASSTMAIGVVSQGKKIAFTFDYHGRAEVEILGEETAGGKLVPPGRRPRPKSPVFLLGEKESAAVLGMAGDLCLGMVSGYDQMEARLNPRDKSILPRHTGIIGTTGGGKSTTVATLIHRAQAAGIATIVFDVEGEYTHVDEPTDHAAMLEALERRGQKAEGVKELHIHHLTGRDSRNPDHDNLHGFSLNFSSLSPYAIAEILNLSEAQQERFHKAYDVTKLLLEDFEIFPRPRSEEDRQRMLDVDELTTGYPQMTLQHLLDVVSAYLYSLSDEGKGEGRSRSRSPSKRKGASEESSDPDEGSDGVFEDPTPRGPRMLSEFGRNVGRVMARVHAQSSKNEISWKALAGKLHQLRRLKIFDVATAPGVDHDSMLTPGRVSVIDLSDTDSPQLNNLVIADILRGLQETQEARYQRASAGGKPVTPVLIILEEAHEFLSASRISQMPVLFEQVARIAKRGRKRWLGLVFVTQLPQHLPNEVLGLLNNFIIHKITDSSVISRMQRTVGSIDAGLWERVSQLAPGQAIVSFSNFTRPLMVAVDPAPVKRQLVD; translated from the coding sequence ATGCTGGTGGATCCCGAGTCGAAGGATGCCGTGGGCTTCACCCACTTCGACTCCGCAGGGAGCCACGACAATCTCGTCACCGTCCTGATGACCCGGGAGGATCTCCTCCAGCTCGCCTCCCAGACGCTCGTCCGGATCAAATCGAGGGAAGACAAGCGCTCCTACCTGGGAGTGATCGTGCGCGGGCCGTTCGCCGAGCCCGATGCCGTCTCCGCCAGTTCCACCATGGCCATCGGCGTGGTGTCGCAGGGCAAGAAGATCGCCTTCACCTTCGACTACCATGGGCGCGCGGAGGTCGAAATCCTGGGAGAGGAGACGGCGGGGGGCAAGCTGGTCCCTCCGGGACGTCGGCCCCGGCCCAAGAGTCCTGTCTTCCTGTTGGGAGAGAAAGAGAGCGCGGCGGTCCTCGGCATGGCGGGCGATCTCTGTCTGGGAATGGTCTCGGGTTACGACCAGATGGAGGCCCGCCTCAATCCCCGGGACAAGTCCATCCTCCCCCGGCACACGGGCATCATCGGGACGACCGGCGGTGGCAAGTCCACCACGGTCGCCACCCTCATCCACCGCGCCCAGGCCGCGGGCATCGCGACCATCGTCTTCGATGTGGAGGGAGAGTACACGCACGTGGATGAACCCACGGACCACGCGGCGATGCTCGAGGCCCTCGAGCGCCGGGGTCAGAAGGCCGAGGGTGTCAAGGAGCTCCACATCCACCACCTCACGGGCCGCGACAGCCGCAATCCTGATCACGACAACCTGCACGGCTTCTCGCTGAACTTCTCCAGCCTTTCGCCCTATGCCATCGCGGAGATTCTCAATCTCTCCGAGGCACAGCAGGAGCGCTTCCACAAGGCCTATGACGTCACGAAGCTGCTCCTGGAGGACTTCGAGATCTTCCCCCGGCCTCGGAGCGAGGAAGACCGGCAGCGAATGCTGGATGTCGACGAGCTCACCACGGGCTATCCCCAAATGACCCTTCAGCACCTGCTGGACGTCGTGAGCGCGTACCTCTACAGCCTCAGCGATGAAGGCAAGGGCGAAGGCCGGAGCAGGTCGCGCTCCCCGTCCAAGCGCAAGGGTGCTTCCGAGGAGTCGTCCGACCCGGACGAGGGGAGCGATGGGGTGTTCGAGGATCCCACTCCTCGTGGCCCCCGCATGCTCAGCGAGTTCGGCCGCAACGTGGGCCGTGTGATGGCCCGCGTCCACGCCCAGAGCAGCAAGAACGAGATCAGCTGGAAGGCGCTGGCGGGCAAGCTCCACCAGTTGCGCCGGCTGAAGATCTTCGACGTCGCCACGGCCCCCGGCGTGGACCATGACTCCATGCTCACGCCCGGGCGGGTGTCGGTGATCGATCTGTCGGACACGGATTCGCCTCAGCTCAACAACCTCGTCATCGCCGACATCCTCCGGGGGCTCCAGGAGACCCAGGAGGCGCGCTACCAGCGGGCGAGCGCCGGAGGGAAGCCCGTCACTCCGGTCCTCATCATCCTCGAGGAGGCACACGAGTTCCTGTCCGCCAGCCGCATCTCACAGATGCCGGTGTTGTTCGAGCAGGTGGCGCGCATCGCCAAGCGCGGACGCAAGCGCTGGTTGGGGCTCGTCTTCGTCACCCAGTTGCCGCAGCACCTCCCCAACGAGGTGCTGGGTCTGCTCAACAACTTCATCATCCACAAGATCACGGACAGCTCCGTCATCTCCCGCATGCAACGGACCGTGGGCAGCATTGACGCGGGCCTGTGGGAGCGGGTTTCCCAGCTCGCTCCCGGTCAGGCCATCGTCTCCTTCAGCAACTTCACCCGGCCGTTGATGGTCGCGGTGGACCCCGCCCCCGTGAAGCGCCAGCTCGTGGACTGA